A region from the Aquimarina sp. ERC-38 genome encodes:
- a CDS encoding O-methyltransferase, with amino-acid sequence MVKKIKKAKHLITSNLRLKKSMDALHHHHASTRNILRVFKRVRNKEYTNEELAQFEILEEYRDRLLQSDEIISYDFFGSDQKASVSEICEKAASPKIWCQFLHLIIKEMNASCVLEIGTNLGVSGQYYLTAIEDRPYHQFITLEGIPRLCEIAREQFSKLNVSVETEVIQGDFKDTLPEVLKIEDLELNFVFIDGNHKYEPTVSYFNQLKPFYARNAVIVFDDIYWTPDMQQAWEKVKEDPDVICAIDFFKAGIVIYNTEFKAKEKLELEMFLSRD; translated from the coding sequence ATGGTAAAAAAAATCAAAAAAGCAAAGCATCTAATTACCAGTAATTTGCGTTTAAAAAAATCCATGGACGCATTACACCATCACCATGCATCTACCCGAAATATCCTACGGGTGTTTAAAAGGGTTAGAAATAAGGAATATACGAATGAGGAATTAGCACAATTTGAAATCCTTGAAGAATATCGGGATCGCTTGTTACAATCTGATGAAATTATAAGTTATGATTTTTTTGGGTCTGACCAAAAGGCAAGTGTAAGCGAAATTTGCGAAAAAGCAGCTTCTCCCAAGATATGGTGTCAATTTTTACATTTGATAATTAAAGAAATGAACGCCTCTTGTGTTCTTGAAATAGGGACCAATCTAGGAGTTTCAGGGCAATATTATTTAACTGCCATAGAGGATAGGCCTTATCACCAGTTTATTACTTTAGAAGGAATTCCTCGATTGTGCGAAATAGCAAGAGAACAATTTTCGAAGCTAAATGTTTCGGTGGAAACTGAGGTAATACAAGGTGATTTTAAAGATACGCTACCGGAGGTTTTAAAAATAGAAGACCTTGAACTCAACTTTGTATTTATTGACGGTAATCACAAATACGAACCTACAGTTTCTTATTTTAACCAGTTAAAACCTTTTTATGCCAGAAATGCGGTAATCGTTTTTGACGATATTTACTGGACTCCTGATATGCAACAGGCCTGGGAAAAAGTAAAAGAAGACCCGGATGTTATTTGTGCGATTGATTTTTTTAAGGCCGGAATAGTTATTTATAACACTGAATTTAAAGCAAAGGAAAAACTGGAATTAGAAATGTTTTTATCCCGGGATTAA
- a CDS encoding GSCFA domain-containing protein has translation MKLYTQVPLQDQNPKISYHDNMVLLGSCFVENIAEKLSYFKFRHILNPFGILFHPKAIETLLWMAVNKERYTKEDLFQYNNLWHSFDAHSSLSHAEDYKVLSNLNTGASNLFSALQNANYIFITLGTAWVYQLKSIDLIVANCHKIPASEFEKKLLSVNDLVSSLYNSIELIRQANPTCNIIFTVSPVRHVKDGVIENSRSKSHLVTAVHTVLEEDKNINYFPSYEILMDELRDYRFYKQDLLHPNETAIQIIWERLVATWFSKEVQHEIKEVDSIQKGLLHRPFHEESEQHQKFKTDLQNKIASIQQKFPFMKFENEIDN, from the coding sequence ATGAAATTATATACTCAAGTTCCGCTACAAGATCAAAATCCTAAAATATCCTATCATGATAATATGGTACTTCTGGGATCTTGTTTTGTAGAGAATATAGCAGAAAAACTATCCTATTTTAAATTCCGGCATATTTTAAATCCTTTTGGTATTTTATTTCATCCTAAGGCTATTGAAACTTTGCTTTGGATGGCTGTTAATAAAGAGCGGTATACAAAAGAGGACTTATTTCAGTATAACAATTTATGGCATTCGTTTGATGCGCATTCTTCTTTAAGTCATGCCGAAGACTATAAAGTATTGAGTAATCTTAATACGGGTGCTTCTAATTTATTTTCTGCACTACAAAATGCAAATTATATCTTTATCACCTTAGGAACAGCGTGGGTATATCAATTGAAATCTATTGACTTAATTGTCGCAAATTGCCATAAAATACCTGCATCTGAATTTGAAAAGAAACTATTGTCGGTAAATGATCTGGTGAGTTCGCTTTACAATAGTATCGAATTGATCAGACAAGCAAATCCAACTTGTAATATTATCTTTACAGTCTCTCCGGTAAGACACGTAAAAGATGGCGTTATAGAGAATAGTCGTAGTAAATCGCATTTGGTAACGGCTGTACACACAGTACTAGAAGAAGATAAAAATATCAATTATTTTCCTTCTTATGAAATCCTTATGGACGAATTGAGAGATTACCGGTTCTATAAACAAGATTTGCTACATCCCAATGAAACGGCCATTCAGATTATATGGGAACGATTAGTAGCAACCTGGTTTTCTAAAGAAGTACAACATGAAATAAAAGAAGTTGATTCCATACAAAAAGGATTATTACATCGTCCTTTCCATGAAGAAAGCGAACAACACCAAAAGTTCAAAACAGACCTGCAAAATAAGATAGCCAGCATTCAGCAAAAATTTCCGTTTATGAAATTTGAGAATGAAATAGATAATTAA
- the gldJ gene encoding gliding motility lipoprotein GldJ produces MKNSLVFNSLMVLTVGVFLVSCSKNDYGDSSRATGWKYNSKEGGFQVNTEYKEQETGPGLVFVEGGTFTMGRVQDDVMHDWNNTPSQQHVQSFYMDETEVTNIMYLEYLDWLKSVYPPTEPKYKNIYQGSLPDTLVWRNRLGFNEMMTNNYLRHPAYANYPVVGVNWIQAVEFSNWRTNRVNEKILEEQGIIREGAPLEDVSAESTFDTDTYLNAPNQTYGGNDEATRGGRASQRYEKNNDSTGLYIQRKDGLLLPQYRLPTEVEWEYAALGLVELRSYNIYRGRKKYPWDGMYTRSGKRRTRGDQLANFKQSDGDYGGIAGWSDDGADITAPVKSYEPNDYGLYDMAGNVAEWVADVYRPIVDDEYNDFNYYRGNIYTKNAINPDGTVKIVTTDSIVYDTLSNGKIVARVLPGGILQIPIDENETYLRTNFTQSENRNFRDGDKSSSRYYEGFQDETLPNRQMYNSPRHSVGPDEDNPSKMKRQYDESSTRTTIVSDEVRVYKGGSWKDRAYWLDPAQRRFFPQDMATDFIGFRNAMSRVGEKAKNKKTPKHIKPK; encoded by the coding sequence ATGAAAAACTCGTTAGTTTTTAACTCGCTAATGGTTCTTACCGTTGGTGTTTTCTTAGTCAGCTGTAGTAAAAATGATTACGGTGACAGTTCCAGAGCAACCGGTTGGAAGTACAATTCTAAAGAAGGCGGTTTTCAAGTAAATACAGAATACAAGGAACAAGAGACCGGTCCGGGTCTTGTTTTTGTAGAAGGTGGTACTTTTACGATGGGCCGTGTTCAGGATGATGTGATGCACGACTGGAATAATACGCCAAGCCAACAACACGTTCAGTCCTTTTATATGGATGAAACAGAGGTTACTAATATTATGTACCTTGAATATCTGGATTGGTTAAAAAGTGTTTACCCTCCTACAGAACCTAAGTATAAAAACATTTATCAGGGATCTTTACCGGATACCCTGGTTTGGAGAAATCGTTTAGGTTTTAATGAGATGATGACCAATAACTATTTACGTCATCCGGCTTATGCAAATTACCCTGTAGTTGGAGTTAACTGGATTCAGGCAGTTGAATTTAGTAACTGGAGAACAAACCGGGTAAATGAAAAAATACTGGAAGAACAAGGAATTATTAGAGAAGGTGCTCCACTCGAAGATGTATCCGCAGAAAGTACATTTGATACGGACACATATTTAAATGCACCTAATCAAACTTATGGTGGTAACGATGAAGCTACCCGAGGAGGACGAGCTTCACAACGTTATGAAAAAAATAATGATTCTACCGGGTTATATATCCAAAGAAAAGACGGTTTGCTTTTACCACAATACCGACTTCCAACTGAAGTAGAATGGGAGTATGCTGCCCTGGGATTAGTTGAATTAAGAAGTTATAATATCTATAGAGGTAGAAAAAAATATCCTTGGGATGGTATGTATACCCGTTCCGGAAAAAGAAGAACCCGTGGTGATCAATTAGCTAACTTCAAACAAAGTGATGGAGATTACGGTGGAATTGCCGGATGGAGTGATGATGGAGCTGATATTACCGCACCGGTAAAGTCGTATGAACCTAACGATTATGGTTTATATGATATGGCTGGTAACGTAGCAGAGTGGGTTGCAGATGTATACAGACCTATTGTAGATGATGAGTACAATGACTTCAATTACTACAGAGGTAATATATATACTAAAAATGCTATCAACCCTGATGGAACGGTGAAGATCGTAACTACGGATTCTATTGTTTACGATACTTTAAGTAATGGTAAAATCGTTGCTCGGGTCTTACCAGGAGGAATTTTACAAATACCGATTGATGAAAATGAAACCTACTTAAGGACTAACTTTACTCAGAGCGAAAACAGAAATTTTAGAGATGGAGATAAAAGTTCTTCCAGGTACTACGAAGGTTTTCAGGATGAAACCTTGCCTAATCGTCAAATGTACAATTCTCCACGTCATAGCGTAGGACCTGACGAAGATAACCCTTCTAAAATGAAAAGACAGTACGACGAATCCAGTACTCGTACTACGATCGTTAGTGATGAAGTACGAGTGTATAAAGGAGGTTCCTGGAAAGATCGTGCATATTGGCTAGACCCGGCACAAAGAAGATTCTTCCCGCAGGATATGGCAACTGATTTTATCGGATTTAGAAATGCAATGTCGCGAGTGGGTGAAAAAGCTAAAAACAAGAAAACACCTAAGCATATTAAACCTAAATAG
- a CDS encoding UDP-N-acetylmuramoyl-tripeptide--D-alanyl-D-alanine ligase → MDISEIHQLFLTSTGINTDTRTLQQGNLFFALSGDNFNGNTYASKAIERGASYAIVDDSQFYDEHDYRYILVENTLQTLQNLATYHRSYLDLPIIALTGSNGKTTTKELIAAVLSQSYQVVATKGNLNNHIGVPLTLLSMDRNTEIGIVEMGANHQKEIEFLCSIAQPDYGYITNIGKAHLEGFGGIEGVLKGKTELYQYLRSNKKLVFINTDDKKLLKKTENIRKFSFTTQSVDADVKVKSNSDSEYVGISFQDQNIKTQLVGDYNITNIACAIAIGTYFKVSPEKIKEGIENYIPNNNRSQIIKTDDRTILLDAYNANPSSMKAALDNFERMSFKTKLVVLGDMFELGEESTAEHKEIVAYAEKKEFTTILLIGEHFSTTTPETSSTVKVKNTENARPIFEKLMVKHEGILLKGSRGMQLEKLMRPILREN, encoded by the coding sequence ATGGACATTTCTGAAATTCATCAGCTGTTTTTAACCAGTACCGGGATTAATACAGATACCCGAACCTTACAGCAAGGCAACTTATTTTTTGCTTTAAGTGGTGATAATTTTAATGGTAATACTTACGCGTCTAAAGCTATCGAGCGTGGTGCAAGCTACGCTATTGTTGATGATTCTCAATTTTATGATGAACATGATTATCGATATATATTAGTAGAAAACACATTACAAACACTTCAAAACTTAGCTACTTATCACCGATCCTATCTAGACCTACCTATTATTGCCCTTACCGGAAGTAACGGAAAGACAACTACTAAAGAATTAATTGCTGCTGTGTTATCTCAGTCTTACCAGGTGGTAGCTACTAAGGGAAATCTTAATAACCATATCGGAGTACCTCTTACTTTATTATCCATGGATCGCAATACCGAAATAGGAATTGTGGAAATGGGAGCCAATCATCAGAAGGAAATTGAATTTTTATGTAGTATTGCTCAACCTGATTACGGTTATATTACCAATATTGGAAAAGCACATTTAGAAGGTTTTGGTGGTATTGAAGGAGTTTTAAAAGGAAAAACCGAATTGTACCAATACCTACGTTCAAATAAAAAACTGGTATTTATAAATACTGATGATAAAAAGCTTTTAAAGAAAACAGAAAATATCAGGAAATTTAGTTTTACAACACAAAGTGTAGACGCAGACGTAAAAGTGAAAAGCAATAGTGATTCAGAATACGTTGGAATTTCTTTTCAGGATCAAAATATTAAAACCCAATTAGTCGGTGATTACAATATAACTAATATTGCGTGTGCAATAGCAATAGGCACTTATTTTAAAGTAAGTCCGGAAAAAATTAAAGAAGGGATAGAAAATTACATTCCTAATAACAATCGATCTCAAATAATTAAAACAGATGATCGAACTATACTACTGGATGCATATAATGCGAATCCATCAAGCATGAAAGCTGCCCTTGATAATTTTGAACGAATGAGTTTTAAAACGAAATTGGTAGTATTAGGTGATATGTTTGAATTAGGGGAAGAAAGTACGGCAGAACATAAAGAAATTGTAGCCTATGCAGAAAAAAAGGAATTTACGACTATTCTATTAATAGGAGAACACTTTTCTACTACTACCCCAGAGACATCATCTACTGTAAAAGTAAAAAATACGGAAAATGCAAGACCTATATTTGAAAAATTGATGGTAAAACATGAAGGAATATTATTAAAAGGTTCGCGCGGAATGCAATTAGAAAAATTAATGCGTCCGATTTTAAGGGAAAATTAA
- the alaS gene encoding alanine--tRNA ligase: protein MKSQEIRKQFLSFFESKKHKVVSSAPMVIKDDPTLMFTNAGMNQFKEYFLGNGTPAAVRIADTQKCLRVSGKHNDLEEVGMDTYHHTMFEMLGNWSFGDYFKKEAIQWAWELLTEVYQLDKNSLYVSVFEGAQEDQLELDQEAYDLWKAIVDEDRIILGNKKDNFWEMGEQGPCGPCSEIHIDLRSDEEKGKVPGKDLVNQDHPLVVEIWNLVFMQYNRKADGTLEKLPAQHVDTGMGFERLCMALQGVKSNYDTDVFTPLIREIETITSQTYKKESDPNELDGKVSVAIRVIADHVRAVSFSIADGQLPSNTGAGYVIRRILRRAIRYGFTFLNTKEPFIYKLVETLSSQMGATFPELKVQKNLIINVIREEEQSFLRTLDQGLVLLDKVIAESTTNKIPGEKVFELYDTFGFPEDLTALILNEQKFAYDKESFDRELQKQKDRSRNASQTTTEDWIVLQPEVQSQFIGYDQLKSEVAIVKYRKVESKKEGVQYQLVFDRTPFYAEGGGQVGDKGYLEDTNGDVVYIIDTKKENNLAIHYAKSLPKEVTATFTAVVDKKQRLRSASNHSATHLLHQALRSVLGKHVEQKGSMVHSGYLRFDFSHFAKVSEEELQQVEDFVNARIREALPLQEQRATTYDKAIAEGAIALFGEKYGDSVRTIRFGESMELCGGTHVDNTSAIWHFKITGESAVAAGIRRIEAMTGDAVKEYFTSQSDTFSKIRKELKNPKDTIKAIQSLQNENAVLRKQVESLLKDKAKNLKASLISEFEDIDGVQFLAKKVSLDTSGLKDLSFELGKEVSNAFILLASQQNDKALLSCYVAKELVETKELNASTTVKELGKYIQGGGGGQAFFATAGGKNPEGIEEALQNARKIVSKVTT, encoded by the coding sequence GTGAAATCACAAGAAATTCGTAAACAATTTTTATCTTTTTTTGAATCCAAAAAACATAAGGTAGTTTCTTCTGCTCCTATGGTCATTAAAGATGATCCGACTCTTATGTTTACTAATGCCGGAATGAACCAGTTCAAAGAATATTTTCTTGGAAATGGTACGCCTGCTGCTGTTCGGATTGCAGATACACAAAAATGTTTACGGGTAAGTGGTAAACATAACGATCTGGAAGAAGTAGGGATGGATACCTATCACCATACCATGTTTGAAATGCTCGGTAACTGGAGTTTTGGGGATTATTTTAAGAAAGAAGCTATTCAGTGGGCCTGGGAATTATTAACCGAAGTTTATCAACTGGATAAAAATAGTTTGTATGTTTCGGTTTTTGAAGGAGCTCAAGAAGATCAATTGGAGTTGGATCAGGAGGCTTATGACCTCTGGAAAGCGATTGTAGATGAAGACCGAATTATCTTAGGAAATAAAAAAGATAATTTTTGGGAAATGGGAGAACAAGGTCCTTGTGGTCCCTGTTCTGAGATTCATATCGATTTACGGTCAGATGAAGAAAAAGGTAAAGTGCCCGGCAAAGATTTAGTAAATCAGGATCATCCGCTGGTGGTTGAAATCTGGAACCTGGTGTTTATGCAATACAACCGAAAAGCCGACGGGACACTTGAAAAGTTGCCTGCGCAGCACGTCGATACCGGAATGGGTTTTGAACGTTTATGTATGGCACTACAGGGCGTAAAATCTAATTATGATACGGATGTCTTTACGCCGTTAATTCGTGAGATTGAAACCATTACTTCACAAACCTATAAAAAAGAAAGCGATCCGAATGAGTTAGATGGGAAGGTAAGCGTGGCTATTCGTGTGATTGCAGATCATGTAAGGGCGGTTTCTTTTTCTATTGCAGACGGACAGCTACCTAGTAATACGGGGGCAGGTTATGTGATCAGACGTATTCTACGAAGAGCTATTCGCTATGGCTTTACCTTTTTAAATACTAAAGAACCTTTTATTTATAAGCTGGTAGAGACTTTAAGTAGTCAAATGGGAGCTACCTTTCCGGAATTAAAAGTTCAAAAAAACTTAATTATTAATGTAATTCGGGAGGAAGAACAATCATTTCTACGAACTTTGGACCAGGGGCTAGTGTTATTAGATAAAGTGATTGCCGAATCTACTACGAACAAAATACCAGGTGAAAAAGTTTTTGAACTTTACGATACCTTTGGTTTTCCGGAAGATTTAACCGCGTTGATTTTAAACGAACAGAAGTTTGCGTATGATAAAGAAAGTTTTGACCGGGAATTACAAAAGCAAAAAGACCGTTCCCGTAATGCTTCTCAGACTACTACGGAGGATTGGATTGTGTTACAACCCGAAGTTCAGAGTCAGTTTATTGGGTATGACCAGTTAAAAAGCGAAGTTGCTATTGTCAAATATAGAAAAGTGGAAAGTAAAAAGGAAGGAGTACAATATCAGCTAGTATTCGACCGTACTCCTTTTTACGCAGAAGGAGGGGGACAGGTAGGGGATAAAGGCTACCTGGAAGACACTAATGGAGATGTAGTTTATATTATAGATACCAAAAAGGAAAATAACCTGGCGATTCACTATGCCAAATCCTTACCTAAAGAAGTAACAGCCACGTTTACCGCGGTAGTAGATAAAAAGCAAAGGTTACGATCAGCGTCAAATCATTCTGCAACTCATCTTTTGCACCAGGCGTTACGTTCTGTACTAGGCAAGCATGTAGAACAAAAAGGGTCTATGGTGCACAGTGGATATCTTCGGTTTGATTTTTCTCATTTCGCCAAAGTATCCGAAGAAGAACTACAGCAGGTTGAAGATTTTGTCAATGCCCGTATTCGGGAAGCCTTACCGCTTCAAGAGCAAAGAGCAACCACTTATGATAAAGCAATAGCAGAAGGGGCTATCGCCTTATTTGGTGAAAAATATGGGGATTCAGTGCGGACGATCCGGTTTGGAGAGTCTATGGAATTATGCGGAGGTACACATGTGGATAATACCAGTGCTATTTGGCATTTTAAAATTACCGGTGAAAGTGCGGTTGCTGCTGGTATCCGTAGAATTGAAGCAATGACAGGGGATGCGGTTAAAGAATATTTTACCAGCCAATCTGATACTTTTTCTAAAATACGTAAAGAACTGAAAAATCCTAAAGACACGATTAAAGCCATACAATCTTTACAGAATGAAAATGCTGTCTTACGTAAACAGGTGGAAAGCTTATTAAAGGACAAAGCAAAAAATCTTAAAGCATCTCTAATATCTGAGTTTGAAGATATCGACGGAGTTCAATTTTTGGCTAAAAAAGTTTCGCTGGATACCTCCGGATTAAAAGATTTGTCTTTTGAATTAGGCAAAGAAGTGTCAAATGCTTTTATTTTGTTAGCGTCTCAGCAGAATGACAAAGCATTATTGTCATGTTATGTAGCAAAAGAGTTGGTTGAGACTAAAGAATTAAACGCCTCGACTACCGTAAAAGAACTAGGAAAGTACATCCAGGGAGGTGGAGGAGGTCAAGCTTTCTTTGCAACTGCCGGAGGCAAAAATCCCGAAGGTATTGAAGAAGCTTTACAAAATGCGCGAAAGATTGTTAGTAAAGTAACTACATAA